A region of the Falco rusticolus isolate bFalRus1 chromosome 6, bFalRus1.pri, whole genome shotgun sequence genome:
AGCCTAGGAAAATTTCAttcaatttccatttttcactcTCTCAACACATAGAAAATCCAAAGACTTAATAAGAAGCTTGAAGTCAAGTACTTGGACACTTCAGATGGCATCCCTTCTAGAGCTGAAACAGGTGTTGAGCAAACATCCTTCCAGACTGAGCAAAACATATACCTCAGCCCTGAGAACAACCTTGACAGAAATCCTCACAGTTCTCTCAGAATCatccccctgtcctgctgccccccgcttttctttctttctttctttcttcttctttttttgttgttgctgttgtcagAGGAAAGTCTCAAGGATAAGAGATCTAACTCTATCTCTGAAGCTGAATCTTATGGTATAGCTTTCTGAAGTTCAGAAATCCAAAGCTAAGGTTTTAAAACTAGCCTAGCTTACACTCTAGTCCTGCGCATTTAAGTTAGGCATGAAACTTTCTTTGACCcaaaaaatcaaatctgtttTCATCCCTGTGTGTTCTACGAATACTTCTTGTTCTGCCTTAAGTTAAAAACACTGTGGGAACAGGGATGTAGCTTGATTTGAATATAATCATTAGAACTGATCAGTCTTCTCTCCAAAGTACACCCAGAGTTTCCcgaagcaaagctgctttcaagCATTATACCATAGCTGGATACAGATATAAACATGCtgagaaaagaactgaaatacaacaaaaataacactATGCTAACTGAGAGCTGTTAGGTATGGCAAATACATTACTACCTACCCATGTAAAGTAATCATCTCACACCAGTGAGATAATCTGCTCGTGTTAAACAGAACTGTACTCGCTCCATCTGTAAGAATTAACAGATGGAACAACTCTTTGGGGTTTACGTAACAGTAATTAAACAAATCCTCACAATAGCCACATGATTTCATGCACAAGCCAGAGCAGTCCAcgaaaaaagcttttctgccaGGTTGGAAAATTCCAGGCCATGTAGCCCAGAGAGCTCTGCAAAAGCATCAGCCTAATGCCTTGGATCAGCGTGCCTTGTCCTCCAGGATATCCTCTTCGCTGTGCTCTGGGACCAAGAGCAGAAAATccagaaacaaagcagctgcAACAGGCACCTTCATCATCTGCAGGAAGAAGTTCTTGGACTACTTTATCTGTAAGATGAGAGACAGTTATCCATGCACACTGCTATACTAGGAGTCAgtctgaataaagaaaatatgggAAAGTTCACAGCACTTGGTATGTGGGAGAATTCAGTGTCTCCACAGGCAGCCCCTGGTACAAGCAGATAACCTCTCTCATGTCATCTGCTTCACAGCCACGAGGACCAGCAGCTCCCCTGTGGGCCAGGACCTGACGACAGAGGTGGGCACGTGAAAGGCAAGAATTACCCATCACtacaggcaggaaaagaaatcccCCACCAGGTTACCCAGCCACCCACGTGTGTAGTTACATATGTGAATCTCTACTCATCTAAAAGGGCAAGAAATAGCAGAATAAACAAGGAGCATGACCTGCACTTTAACCGGAGAAGGAAGAAGTCCGTTACagatggaaaatgcagaaatggaCAATATTTTGTATCTTCACCTAggctctccctcctgcctcatAGTaagcagcagcggcagcagcggACCTCCCTTACCTCGCTGAGGTGCTGGACACAGGGATGACCAAATGGGGCATCCCAGGAATTCACCTCTGAGAAACCCTCAGAGCCATGCCGGACATGGAGCTGCCAACTCCATACCCTTCACTCAAGGGTCCTTCAGagctctgtcccctccccaccTACTACTCCGCCTCTGATATCTTGGGCCAGAAACACATAGATGAGGCCTCTGTCTCCTGTACGTGAAATATATACAGAATCTCCCATCACATCTCAAGCCAAATCAGAACCAAcacctgaaagaaaattcagctcaTTAAAACTGAACCTATACCAGATCCAGGTGGGGGGAGGAATCCATCAAAATCTACTAACTGTGTAATATCCCACCTGCCGTTGCTGAAAACGTCTGCCCCCCAAATTAATTAAGCATTCCACAGCTTTTGGGCTCTTCTGCTCTACCAAATaggatttcttaaaaaaaaaaaaaaaaaaaaatttccaataGGCACTGATACAGCTATTGGTTCCCCTCCAAGCAAAATGATTGACTGGGGGACTAAAACCACCAGAGCAGGGTTCTGCTGCCACCACACGGTCACGGACAGACCTAGGCATTGTTTTAGAATACCACGAAATGCTTGTGCTTCAGAACACATCAGTTCACCGAGGCTATCACTTTTATGTATTTCCTTAGCTCATGCCCAGCTGGGGGTACTTGTATATCAGATGACCAaggtccctgcctgcctggaagGTCTGCCCTGCCACCAGGCTGGATCCAGGTTCACCACACACTTGGGCCTCAGCTCTGAggtaaaaattactttcaaaaagtCTTCTGAAAGAGAACCAGGTTTTCAACCAACTTGGGACATATGCAGCAAATGCTTCTGGAAGTGGGGGTGGACTCATCCCCTACGCTAAGGCCTTTAAAGCAGTTCCTGGCACAACTTCGGCAAAGTGAGGACACCACCACGACTATTTACTGCAGTACTCCCCCCACCAAAGAGCACTTAAGAAAGactgcctttctgcagctggaatTTAAAACACCATgttggcatttttatttttactaagcAAAGTGGAAATCCAGTGTTAGCTTGGCCAAactctggagagaaaaagataaatccaTTCTGGAAAATATACTCTTGAATAGTACGCTATGCAAAAAAATCTATCTTAAAtagaaatatcaaaataaagGTATGGATTAGTATTCAAGACCTAGAAACTGGTATTACAGCCCTGCATGTCATAGCTCCACATTGCTAAAAATGTTATAAAgcatacaaaaaataaaattgtcttttctATTAACCCCAGATCTCtctatatattttctttctgttgtgattaggagcagcagggcagttTGCTACTCTATTCTTTCACGTCTCATTAgtaataatttttcatcagggttttttttgtattttagaggtgcccttttttttccaacagcCCTGAAAAACACATGCCAGTAACTCATAAGCTCTTCTTAGAATACAGGCATTTATGAAATTACATGGAGCTTTGTTTACTGTCAAATTCAGCtcaaaacttgaaaaacaagTCATGAAGGGCTACTGTAAAAATTCAATAGCAACATAGCCATCTCAGGGGGGAAACATGTATccaactttatttctgtttctgcagaatgCAAACAAGTTTGTGAGATATCGGATTAAAAAAATTCCCGTTGTAAACAAATGAGGAAAGGTCACCAGTGTTTTTACATCTTGGTGACAAACATTTCCAACAGTCAGCTCTCCTAGGAGTCACTTCCAGTCTTTAGTAATGAAGAATAACACTGTCTGATGGAGCCAAATCTTTGTGCGGGGATGTGAAAAACACCATCAGTGAGGCCTAGAAGTGACAAAAAGCGGTAATTTGAAAATAGCTAAGAGAACAAGTCTCAGGATGATTCAGCTGCATACCATAAAGCAGgttataattaaaatttttattgtCTCCGTGTATCACGAGAATTTCACGACCCCATGGTTTAACACCACATAGTAGATTAAAAGTACTGCCTCAGGCTTTTAGCATGCTGCAGCAGTCTGGTATCAGTGAAGTGCAATATGGATTGGTATGTGGACCATACTGTTCATAGTGGAAACAGCCTGATTTCCGTTACAGTATCAGCCTCACAATGTGCTTGCCGCTTTGTCCATCAAGGTAATTCACCCACTGCAGGTACAGTCATATATCATCCTTTCTCCAATCTGCCTTAGAGGGAGAGATTTTTGCACAGGAATACTAAAAAAGCTTTAGGATCCGTGAGAGAAGCAAGTCATCTGGCTTAGGATGGGTTGATTGTGGAGTCCACACTGATCTTCCTATGCAAGATGAAAGGCTGCATTCAACATTAGCCTTGGGGATGACTCTTTTCAGCTGTCATCAGTATTACTTGACCAAAGTTCAAGAAAAAGATGGCCACAATAGCAACCTGTGTTCTAGAAAGCCACTTTTGGTAACACAGATTACTGCCATTTATTTTACTCCAGAATACTTCCATTGACGTATGTCAGTGCTTTATTGTGATGGTTTTGACCTCAGTGAAGAACTCATAGGAGTCCtttgctccctcccttcctATGCCTGAGGCTTTCATCCCACCAAATGGCAAGTTCAGATCTCTAATAAGCCAGCAGTTGGTCCACACCAATCCAGACTGCAGTCTTCGTGCCACCCGGTGAACGCGTCCCACGTTGCTGGACCACACAGTGGCTGCCAAGCCATATTTCACGCTGTTGGCTCTTTTGATCACTTCTTCTTCTGTGTCAAATGCTACCACGCATGTCACAGGACCAAAGATCTCTTCTTGCATGCAACAAGATTCATCCTTGACTTCAGCAATAACCGTGGGCAACATGAAATAGCCTTTCTGGTTGCCAGCTGGGAGAGCCAAGGAATCCACTCCCTCTCCGCAGAGGACTCTGGCTCCTTCAGCCTGGGCTTTCTTCACATAGTTCCTTacctggggaagcagcaggaaaacgTCACTGCTGAAGAACACCGAATCTGAGAGTCCACCTCACAAGCCTGGACACATCATCAGGAGCCCCTGAATATCTCCAACTGTATCATGCTGCCTTTACTTCCCTTCTAACAACAGAGGGTTATTCCCTAGTTTTTCgttacatttctgtaaaagtaaGACTAGGTGTTTCTTGCTGTAAAACAACTGTTCTCTCTCTCCAAACATTTATTAGCTTAGCAGGTAACACCAGTGGCCCTCCTCACTAAATATCCGCAAAAGGGTAGAGCCCCTGATGAAAACACAAGCTGTCCCAGAGCCTCCCTCCATCCTTCCTGGAGCTTGGGCAGTTTGCCATATATTCCATGCCATGGTTCATCCATTTACTCCAAGGGATCAGTAATATCTTCCTACCTCGCAGGCAGGCTTGTTAAATGTTTACATGCCACTAGGATGATGAAGCCATCAATGCTATAGAAAATCTCATcaataaataattaaagttGTTTCCATGGCTGCTGCTATCCTATGCTACCTTGAACAGATAGGACATGCTTTTaatctgctgctgttctgaaaCAGTTGCTTGGTTCCTCTCTCTATGGAAACATCAGGGAGATACCCATTGggcttctttctcttctttcaacCACCTTAGTAGGTTAGACTCGGAAGTTTTCTGTGGTGCCACAGACTGAGGATCTCGGGAAGTGGGTATTTCTACCACCCCACTTCATAACAGCCCTGGAGAGCCTGCTGAGGCACCAGGAAACATGACAAAGGTCTGGCTTTCTCTCTCATGCTGCGGTTTCAGTCTGCTTCTTGCTTATACCGATTGTGTCAGATAGTGCTGGGGATACAAACACCTGCTCTCCTGAACTCTGCCTGACACCGTAAAATTCATTTCATGTAAGCCACTAAAGCAGACTATGTCTTAGTGGTGCATCATCTCAGCTGCCCTCCACACATGCAATTCCAAATTACTGCAAGCAGTCCTAGGAAGCCGTGTCTTGCACTCTCCAGGATTTGATggtgatataaaaataaataaataattatctTGTTAACTAACTTATTAGGCAAATAAGTGATCTTAGCAAATGGAATATTAAAATCTATGAAAATGTTGCTAAGCTCCAAGATTGGTTAGTATTCAGATTCATTATTTAGAATTCACcattctgaattatttcaaacaggaagaaatattttttgtaatttaaaattattttccctatGGAGCTGATTTTTCCAGAGGAATCACATGATCCCAGTCCACAGGCAACAGAAACCTTATCTAAAAGATACCTTATTATGGCTTTGAATTGTCATTTCTCAGAGCTAATCTTGGAGAGGACATGGTCCTTTTCTATATACCTCTGAAATCACCCTTTATAGCCCTCTAAATGATGAGATGTGATCACATAAGGTCCACATAACATCACCTTTTCTAGATGTTCTTTACTTATTAGCGCTCCTATGTCGACTGTAGGATCTGAGGGGTTGCCAGCCTTCCACTTCTTAGCCTCTGCCACAAACCTCTTCAAAAACTCACTGTATATGCCCCTCTGAACAAAGATTCTGGATGTACAGAGACAGATCTCAccctacagaaaagaaacaaacaagaaaaaaattttagtTCATTATACTATTGATGAGTACTGGGAATCACATCCCAGAATGAGACTTGTGTCCCTGCATCCTCAGGAGTGCAAACTACATTCACCAACACTGAAAAgtagtttttttttcccagattaaaagggaaaaagagaagaaaaagacaaaacaacagTATCAGATTGTGCAGTCACTTCCTAACGCaagtaaatacaatttttcattGATTACCTGTTTTCCTCTCCAACATTTTTCATAGGAAATGTGATTTCCAACTCTGAATGCTCTCTGTCTTCATTTCCTGGTATTCCCTTTCTGACACCAAGCtatttttctgaacatttgTCCTGATACAGTTTCCTGGCTTTGGTGATCTGTCCTGAGGGCGTTGATGAGGGAAGATCATTGGAAGAATTTTGGGGGAAGTCTCCTAACTTAATTCCAGAAAATCAGCAAGCTTCCCACCTACTTGCAGGGTAGGATTTAAAGCAGCTGCTTCCTGGAGGGATAAGTAATATATCTATTTTGAGAGGGATAATGACATCTTGTTATCTTCTGATGGAGAATGCAAAGagcccttttttattttgtttccctgcTTGTGGAATAATGAAGCATTTCTCATATTTTTGTACTTAGGATTTGCTCACAACACAGAATGTTGAAACAGACCTTGACAATTTAGGATTTGGTATTAGCAGAGATATGTGCACGTGCGCACACACACTTCTCAGACACATGCACAGCTGTTGCAAGCGGGGTTTGTACACTACAGCAGCGGGAGGCACCTGGTTGGCAAAGCTGGACCTCAGGGTTGTGGGGATGCACTGGCTCAAGTCGGCATCATTGAAGACAATCGCGGGGTTTTTGCCTCCCAGTTCCAGCGAAAGCCGTTTGCAGTGCGGAGCACTTCTCTCCATGATCCGCTGGGCCGTCAGCGTGCTTCCCGTGAAGGAGATCAGAGGCACGTCAGGGTGGCAGACAAGGGCTTCTCCTGCCTTGGCGCCCGTTCCAAATACCACATTCACCACCCCGTGAGGCACCCCTGATGGGAAGAAAGGCACACAGTTCTCCTACGCTTTCCCTTGCTCAGCTGGTTTCAGCTCACCGTGTCTTGCCACTGAAGTTAGAACATCACCTCGGGTGACAAAGACTGACCCTTAACTTTCATAGTAGCTGAAATGCATGATCTTAAACAGCTCCGCGGGCCATGAGTTAAATGATAACATTAATTCTGCTGATCAGTCAAGCTTGCCTGATACCCATCAACAGAGATTCAGTTTTCAGTCATTCAGGGAAGCAGCATTTGTCCTCCCGGTTTCTCTTAAAAACGCATCAAATGCAGCCACAACACAACCGCCGAGAGCTGATTCTCACCCTCTTATGCTCTCATGGTTCCTCTGTTGGCACCACAGACTTAGGACATCCTTAAGTGGagtgcagaaagaggaaagaaggcCCATGAAGACTTTTCCACTATCTTCTCATGAAAAAAATGGGCAATAGCTGGGGTGGGGAGATGGGATAGCATGAGGACAGGGAGAACTTTTTGTTCTCTGGTGCAGCCAGTCTTTGAGCACATTCTGATATCTGCAACAAAAAATGGTGCACAGACAAGCATTTCTACCTCGTTCCCCCTCCCTAGAACACTACAGGATTTACCTGCTTTCTCCAAGAGTTTGCACATCATCCAGGCTGTGACAGATGTCATCTCACTTGGCTTGGCAACCACAGTATTTCCACATGCAATGGCAGGAGCTATTTTCCAGGTCAACAAATACAGTGGCAAATTCCAAGGACTGATTAAACCAGCTACAATACAAACCCACAAAAGACAGGAGTTTAGTTTACCAGgatataaaatttatttctctgatcTCAAACAGTTATACACCAGTTCAGATTTATGATGGGAATCTGGCTACGGCCTTTGCTTCCTGACAACTGTACAATAAATTTGCAGCTAGAAACATTTCTCACAGACAAATAACTTTAAAAGATTTGTGCAAATGATCCTAAAAGACGATCAGCCAAAGTCTCTGAATAAGTTCTGCTACTTCTTCAGGGCAGCATCTTATATTCACAGGaagcttttcagtgttttctagAAACATTAATGCAAGGTTAGTCATAACAATTATTTACCTCAGCCAGTCTGTGATAATATTCTTTGATAGCAAACAGCAAAGTAATGTGTTAGCTGAGATCACTCTTGCTTTCTGTTGTCTTTAgagctttttcccccccaattttaatattaaaaagaacacaCATAAAATATAGCACACATTTTCCTGATAAATTTCAGCCTAAGTAATGAGTGCCAAAGTTTATCAGtgtaaaagctgctgtttccacAATTTACTCAATTTTTTCAGTAAGCACTTTTGGGAATACTTTACATACTTATAGGAAATGGTGAAAAACCGTCTGTAATCATTAGGCGTGACTGCTCAAAAAAGCCACAGGATTTCTCACTGTTTGATGGAGCAGATGCAGCAAGTGACTTTTCCTTATGACAGTTTTTACCAGAAGCACTCACGTTCTCCACTGTTCAAGAACACTTTTAAATGGGTTCTCTAGGTTAGCCAATcctatgttttaaataattcaagCGTGAACATAGAACATTCATATATATTTAGATCAATACCTAATAATGGCATCAGGATGCCATCACTCGTCAGTTTAGCACGGCcactttatttctgaaacattagCAGCATCTAGTGGCTTCGTTCAGCCATTTCCCAGCTCAAAGCGGTTCAGCCACCCACATGCACTCCAGTCACAGGCTGGTATGTCAGGTTGCAAACTactcctccttccccaaaggTGAGGAGGACCCAGCTCTCCcggcagaagcagcagctcagtgctgctgagcatcTCACTGACCCACAGCAGTAACACATACTTGCCAACATGGACACACACGTGCATGCCCACATGGTCACCCAACGTGCAAAACACAAGACAGATTTTGAGGATAAGAGCTACCAAgttaaaacagatgttttttaaGGCATTATTTTTACCATGAAGTAGAATAATTGATTTTAGATAAAGTTGCTCATGCTTTAGCAGACCAGTCGTGTTTAGCACCTGATCCAGAAACAATAAACGCTTTTGAAAAATGCTCTTTCTTTGTTGAGCCACTGCTGAGGATCGAAGCCAAGCTTATCAGCATTTCAGGAGCACCATACCAACTCCCACAGGTGTCCTTGAGGTGTAATGCACACAGCCTATGGTTGACATCTCAGTGCATTCTGTCACATGATGAAGGACGGAAGAGGCAAAGAATCTGAAGTTGTACACGGCCCGAGGGATGTCCACTGTTCTAGCAAATGTAATagtttttcctgaaacaaaaccaagcacaaTGCTGTGTTATCATGGGCAGAAACAGTTGCTCTGTTTGCTCTTCTCTGAAAGCtgatttgcatgttttttgGGAAATGTCTTTTGTCCTGCACCCAAGTAATCCCGAGCACAGTGCAACCATAGCCAACAGCAGCAGTTCCCCTGTGGTATTGCATTCCGAATAACTAACAACTGAAGTCAAACTCAGCaattctgaaaagcaagaaCACTCCAGGAATCCAAAATCAGTAGCTTCTGCAAAGGTCATGCACACATCAACTCCAATTTGCTCCAACAGTTCATGCCATGCTAAAAATTTAGATCATATCCACCATTTCAATATTCGGCAAGACACAGTGTATTTGAGATCAACAGTTCCAATTTTTACCCTGATCCTTTGACTCTGCTTGTGCAAATGCTTCCAGGTCATGTTCGATCAGGTCTGCCATTTTGTTCAGGATCTGAGATCTCTCCAATGGACTTTTTGAGGACCAAATTGGGAAGGCATCTTTGGCAGCTTTGACAGCAGCTTCCAcctaaaaaagcagaagagggaTGGTGAGGCTAACAATCTAGATCACACTGTTGGGAAGACTGCATCTCTTCAGAGTTTTGACTATTTTATCTTCCCAGGACACTTTCCCATAACTCAGGAGGTGTTGTTGAAATGAGTATCTAGAAAAGAAACAGTCACTGTAAGTCTTGCTTTTCTCCAGCAACTTGTGGGCAACCCTCCAGGCCTGCAGGAAACGCCAGACCAGTCAACTAGCAGCAGCAAGTGCCCCTGGCTGAACCCATGTAGAACCTTGTTTCTCCTGGAGGAAAGTGCAAGAATCTCCCAGAACAAACGCATCCTCAGTCGAAACATCCACAGTCCTTGCAACACAGGGCTTCAGCCACACCGAGCAATGATGAAATtaaggggctggggaaggaacAGACTGCATGCCCTGCTAGCCTTagatttcctctttcctttccaccGGCTTGTGCAAGCAAGGATTAAGAATATGTGTACAGAACAGACAGTCAAGCCTTACCTGATCACAGCTAGAAACTCATTAGTGCcctcacagaaaaagaaagaagttccTTCCTAAACTCTTGGGGTTTAGTCTGTTCTCTCATCAGATACCTAATGAAATCCACAGATATAAAAGATAATTATATGTTTTTACATAGATGCATACCAGTCTTGTCACTATTTTGCCTGAGATGTACATAACTGCTGCATGGTCCTTCAGCCTGACCTGTCTGAATAGTGGCAGATTACCAGCACTTTCTGAAGCAGGCTGGGCCTCAAAGGATTGCAGTTCCCCAGGAAGCTTTCTCTCCCACCAGTCATTTCCTCTGGGCTGTTAAATGGAAGGTACCTGCATCTATTGATTTATAAGCAGTTTCTTCCAGATGTTTACCAGTCTCTCAGATTACTAGAGAGGGTTATCAGCATCCTTccatattttaattaactgcCCTATTTCCCAATTTTTGCTTCCTACGTATCACATCTTTATTGCTTCCAGTGACTAACACATGCATCAAGGTGGGCTTTTAGCCAAAGCTGTCTTAACTGGTTTCCCACAATTTTTGCTCattaatttcttcagcttttggaaATCTGCCAGAGTCAGTAACTAGGAGGACACTGGTCTAACATCTATCAGATGATTCTGATCTCTCTTAACATTGCCATGTTGCTGGTTCCCATGCAGTCACTGAAGGCTCCTTTCTACCAATTCCACAAAACCGAGTTCcaaatttgtttcttcagaGTGTGATGAGTGCTATAAAACccatcacaaaatattttatggacACTCCGATGATGCTTTACTAATGAAGGTGCAAAAGTTGAAACGGGTGAAAAAGCCTCCCTGCCAAGCACATCAGAATTTATGGTCTTCCTAAAAATAAGGACCAGAGTTTGAGGGCCAGAACAATATTAGTACAGAGGCCAAGGCTGGAAACAAATCAAATCACCAAGATCACGTGGATCACTGGCTAAGCTCAGAAACCTAGACTCTACTCTTACAACTGTAGTTCAACAACCTACTGCTCAGATGCCAACGGTGGCAGGCTGTCAGCTACCCCACAGCTGGAGCAAGGTCAAAACAGGCCTGGGAAAGGGGAACTACAGCATCTTGAGTGAGTCAGGTGCAGATGGCACACTACCCTGAAAATACCACCTTTACTAATCAACTTGTTCTTCCACCCTCCTATCATTAGGTGCCATTGTGGTGCTGCTTTTCATCTGTCCTCTCCTCTGTGGCCTTTTCTACTGGGTGCTTTGCGTTTCAAGAGAGGGCTAATGTGAAGTTAAGGCTATCTGCATTTCTAACCCTCCAAGTACatttataagaaagaaaaaaaagttgcattttcacagatagcagaagagaaaaaggaaggaatgaagTGGCAGTAgattaataaaaagcaagaggGCAAAAAAGGAGAGATTTGTTCAGAAGTAAGACAGTTACTTAGTTTGACtagcaaaaagcagcaaagaaagctgAGCCACAAAGAAAACATGCCTAAGAATTCAACTATGAACTCGTGTGTCTGAAACgcttccttctgctttcctctcctgcacAAGACAAACACCAAGAAAGAACACACAATCAAGACCTATCATAAAAGATTGATACTAAAATACTCAAAACTGCCCTCAGGACATGATGTTTGCTTTCCAGGGGATGATGCCAGCAACAAGGTTCTTTAAagagagatttatttctttttaaaggagatATTAACCAGGACTAATTAGACCTGTCTTTTGGAGATACAGGGCACCTGCTCAGCTTGCTTTGGTGTTGCTACTTGGAATTTAAGACATCTAGCTGGGGGACTAATTAACCCATGAATAAAAACATTCCGCAGAAACTGGCTGAAATGGCCATTGCA
Encoded here:
- the ALDH8A1 gene encoding 2-aminomuconic semialdehyde dehydrogenase: MAHSKSLLVLENFIGGKFVPCSSYIDSYNPSTGDVYCRVPDSGKAEVEAAVKAAKDAFPIWSSKSPLERSQILNKMADLIEHDLEAFAQAESKDQGKTITFARTVDIPRAVYNFRFFASSVLHHVTECTEMSTIGCVHYTSRTPVGVAGLISPWNLPLYLLTWKIAPAIACGNTVVAKPSEMTSVTAWMMCKLLEKAGVPHGVVNVVFGTGAKAGEALVCHPDVPLISFTGSTLTAQRIMERSAPHCKRLSLELGGKNPAIVFNDADLSQCIPTTLRSSFANQGEICLCTSRIFVQRGIYSEFLKRFVAEAKKWKAGNPSDPTVDIGALISKEHLEKVRNYVKKAQAEGARVLCGEGVDSLALPAGNQKGYFMLPTVIAEVKDESCCMQEEIFGPVTCVVAFDTEEEVIKRANSVKYGLAATVWSSNVGRVHRVARRLQSGLVWTNCWLIRDLNLPFGGMKASGIGREGAKDSYEFFTEVKTITIKH